The following proteins are co-located in the Hevea brasiliensis isolate MT/VB/25A 57/8 chromosome 11, ASM3005281v1, whole genome shotgun sequence genome:
- the LOC110651872 gene encoding leucine-rich repeat extensin-like protein 4: protein MRKKIHFYPHLFLLFALFFLGTIVCLSSAASQQIPTIFSHGHLTDAEAMYIKKRQLLYYRDEFGDRGERVAVDPSLVFENPRLRNAYIALQAWKQAIFSDPMNFTANWVGSKVCNYTGVFCAPALDNKAINTVAGIDLNHADIAGYLPEELSLLVDLALFHINSNRFCGTVPHNFKDLRVLYELDLSNNRFAGKFPQVVLKLPILKFLDLRFNEFEGTVPKELFDKDLDAIFINHNRFVFDIPDNFGNSPVSVIVLANNKFHGCVPSSLGNMTNLNEIILLNNNLKSCLPPEIGRLKDLNVFDVSFNQLMGPLPDTFGGMNGLEQLNVAHNMLSGSIPRSICKLPHLENFTFSYNFFTGEPPVCLNLKEFDDRRNCLPARPSQRSAAQCKAFLSKPVDCNAFRCKPFVPSLPAPPPPSPPPPVVIPLSSPPPPPPAYSPPPPPVYSPPLPPPSPPLPVFSPPPPPPSPLPPSPPPPPPPVYSPPPPPPSPPPPSPPTPSPPPPPPSPPPPSPPPSSPLPPCVQSPPPPPPNSSPPPPPPPLFSPPPPTPYYYSSPPPPSPPPPPYSPPPPPNSPPPHIYPYLSPPPPLIYPPPLPVHSPPPPSPPPPLPCVEYSPPPPTPSPSPPTHYKPPPSPSPPLLPPIYKSPPPPPPVTYASPPPPVHHSPSPPPIYHSPSPPSPSPPVPCANPPPPPPPAIIYGSPPPPAPVYEGPLPPITGFSYASPPPPPYY from the coding sequence ATGAGGAAGAAGATCCACTTCTATCctcatctttttcttctttttgccTTGTTCTTTCTTGGCACAATTGTGTGCCTCTCCTCTGCTGCTTCTCAGCAGATCCCAACTATCTTCTCCCATGGACATCTCACTGATGCTGAAGCTATGTACATTAAGAAGCGCCAGCTTCTTTATTACAGAGATGAATTTGGCGATAGAGGTGAGAGAGTCGCTGTAGACCCATCTCTAGTTTTTGAGAATCCAAGACTTCGAAATGCTTACATAGCATTGCAAGCTTGGAAACAAGCTATTTTCTCTGATCCTATGAATTTCACTGCCAATTGGGTTGGATCTAAGGTCTGTAACTACACTGGGGTTTTCTGTGCTCCAGCTCTCGATAATAAGGCCATCAACACTGTCGCTGGCATTGACCTCAACCATGCTGATATCGCTGGATACTTGCCGGAGGAGCTTTCATTGCTAGTGGATCTTGCATTGTTTCACATCAACTCCAACAGGTTTTGTGGAACTGTACCTCACAACTTCAAGGACTTGAGGGTACTTTATGAGCTAGATCTTAGCAACAACAGGTTCGCTGGGAAATTCCCACAAGTTGTTCTCAAGCTACCCATACTCAAATTTTTGGATCTAAGGTTCAATGAATTTGAAGGTACTGTACCAAAAGAGCTATTCGATAAAGATTTAGATGCAATCTTCATCAACCACAACAGGTTCGTCTTCGATATTCCTGACAATTTCGGCAACTCCCCTGTTTCAGTCATCGTTTTGGCCAACAATAAGTTCCATGGTTGCGTGCCTTCAAGCTTGGGTAACATGACAAATCTTAACGAAATCATCCTCTTGAATAATAATCTAAAGTCTTGCTTGCCACCTGAGATTGGTAGGCTCAAGGACCTGAATGTTTTCGATGTGAGCTTTAACCAGTTAATGGGTCCATTGCCCGACACATTTGGAGGTATGAACGGCCTTGAGCAGCTCAATGTGGCTCATAACATGCTCTCTGGGAGTATTCCACGCAGCATATGCAAGTTGCCCCATTTGGAGAACTTCACCTTTTCTTATAACTTCTTCACTGGAGAGCCACCAGTTTGCTTGAACCTCAAGGAATTCGACGACAGGAGGAATTGCTTGCCGGCAAGGCCCTCACAAAGATCTGCGGCACAATGCAAGGCATTTTTATCTAAGCCTGTTGATTGTAATGCGTTTAGATGTAAACCTTTTGTTCCCTCTTTGCCTGCTCCTCCTCCGCCTTCACCACCACCACCTGTTGTTATTCCGTTATCATCACCTCCACCTCCGCCACCAGCTTACTCACCTCCTCCTCCACCGGTTTATTCACCACCTCTCCCTCCACCTTCACCCCCACTACCAGTGTTTTCACCCCCTCCACCACCTCCTTCTCCCCTACCACCttcgccaccacctccacctccgccaGTTTACTCTCCTCCCCCTCCTCCACCTTCCCCACCTCCACCATCTCCTCCCACACCGtctcctccacctccacctccatcacctcctcctccATCTCCACCACCATCTTCACCATTGCCTCCTTGTGTGCAATCCCCTCCTCCCCCTCCACCAAATTCttcaccacctccacctccacctccattatTTTCCCCCCCACCGCCAACTCCTTACTATTACAGCTCCCCACCACCACCTTCACCACCTCCGCCCCCATATTCACCACCTCCACCCCCAAATTCACCTCCTCCACATATCTATCCCTACTTATCACCTCCGCCACCACTTATCTATCCTCCACCTCTTCCAGTCcattcaccaccaccaccatctccACCTCCCCCTCTACCATGTGTAGAGTATTCGCCACCTCCACCAACACCATCACCATCGCCACCAACACATTACAAGCCACCACCATCCCCATCACCACCTCTCCTACCACCAATTTATAAATCGCCACCACCGCCTCCACCTGTAACGTATGCATCTCCACCACCGCCAGTTCACCATTCTCCCTCACCACCACCAATTTACCATTCTCCATCGCCACCCTCACCATCACCTCCAGTTCCATGTGCAAATCCACCTCCACCACCACCTCCAGCCATAATCTATGGAAGTCCACCTCCTCCAGCTCCAGTGTACGAAGGGCCACTGCCACCGATCACTGGGTTCTCATATGCTTCACCTCCTCCTCCACCATATTATTGA